A portion of the Chiroxiphia lanceolata isolate bChiLan1 chromosome 10, bChiLan1.pri, whole genome shotgun sequence genome contains these proteins:
- the CPN2 gene encoding carboxypeptidase N subunit 2 yields MPHSCRLVICVLLGPGSLLVRGLPLSCPHTCQCYDTSKIFCSDERMREIPAGLPGSATQLFFVETGLSSVRRGALGTSTTLTKLVFLNNNIQELEAGAFQWLPSLTELEVSGNPLPAVSLGVLMGLTNLSKLSLGANAISSLQPGFFTAACSLQDLRLPGNRIVALPPGIFHPLRQLQALDLSQNVLVELPEGLLAPLTALRLLKLSDNLLVRVPPGAFRALGQLTELHLDGNRLEELPPGIFTGLGGLRRLQLQHNALGSLAPDIFTGLLNLTTLSLEGNRLATLPATLFTGTPSLLHLSLGRNQLETLPRELFSNLSALQTLVLSHNAMFYLPTEVFQGLAALTALQLSHNNLSSLPAGLLAGLPLLTVLALDHNRLARLPLGLFDANDELVRVGLSDNPWACDCHLAYLLHWLQGFAEPLIHGQPFCASPTALQGQSLLEVPRGQLECPGGPGIPPEEGWDRDAPGQCTYSNPEGTVSMVCDATSCQQLSLRLPPPPPEQVQGLGPAYQGTWVLHSHCGTLQVSVLVTAQSGNEATSPGLPAVP; encoded by the exons ATGCCACATTCG TGCAGGCTGGTGATCTGCGTGCTGCTGGGGCCGGGGTCCCTGCTGGTGAGGGGGCTGCCCCTATCCTGCCCCCATACCTGCCAGTGCTACGACACCTCCAAAATCTTCTGCTCAGACGAGAGGATGCGGGAGATCCCGGCGGGCCTGCCGGGCAGTGCCACACAGCTCTTCTTTGTGGAGACAGGCCTGAGCAGTGTGCGCAGGGGGGCCCTGGGCACCAGTACCACCCTCACCAAGCTGGTCTTCCTCAACAACAACatccaggagctggaagccGGTGCCTTTCAGTGGCTGCCCAGCCTGACCGAGCTGGAGGTGTCAGGAAACCCCTTGCCAGCAGTCAGCCTTGGGGTGCTGATGGGGTTGACCAACCTCAGCAAGCTCTCCCTGGGTGCCAATGCCATCAGCTCCTTGCAGCCAGGATTCTTCACTGCTGCATGCAGCCTGCAGGACCTGCGCTTGCCAGGGAACAGGATTGTGGCATTGCCCCCCGGCATCTTCCACCCACTCCGGCAGCTCCAGGCCCTGGACCTCTCACAGAATGTCCTGGTTGAGCTGCCAGAGGGGCTGCTGGCCCCACTCACTGCCCTCCGCCTCCTCAAACTCAGCGACAACCTGCTGGTGCGGGTGCCCCCCGGCGCTTTCAGGGCACTTGGCCAGCTGACTGAGCTCCACCTGGATGGTAACcggctggaggagctgccaccCGGCATCTTCaccgggctgggggggctgcggcggctgcagctgcagcacaacgccctgggcagcctggcccCCGACATCTTCACTGGTCTCCTCAACCTCACTACCCTCAGCCTGGAGGGCAACCGCCTGGCCACCCTGCCTGCCACCCTCTTCACTGGCACACCCAGCCTCCTCCACCTCTCGCTGGGTCGCAACCAGCTGGAGACGCTGCCCCGGGAGCTCTTCTCCAACCTGTCGGCGCTGCAGACCCTGGTGCTTTCACACAATGCCATGTTCTACCTGCCCACTGAGGTTTTCCAGGGACtggcagcactgacagcacTACAGCTGAGCCACAACAACCTCTCCAGCCTGCCAGCAGGGCTCCTGGCTGGGCTGCCCCTCCTCACTGTCCTGGCACTGGACCACAACCGCCTGGCCCGCCTGCCCCTGGGGCTCTTCGATGCCAATGATGAGCTGGTGCGTGTGGGGCTGTCTGACAACCCCTGGGCCTGTGACTGCCACCTTGCCTATCTCCTGCACTGGCTCCAGGGCTTTGCTGAGCCCCTCATCCATGGGCAACCCTTCTGTGCCAGTCCAACTGCTCTCCAGGGACAGTCCCTGCTGGAGGTCCCCCGGGGGCAGCTGGAGTGCCCGGGAGGACCTGGTATCCCCCCAGAGGAAGGTTGGgacagggatgctccaggacaGTGCACCTACAGCAACCCTGAGGGCACTGTAAGCATGGTCTGTGATGCCAcaagctgccagcagctcagccttcgcctccctcctcctcctcccgaGCAAGTGCAGGGGTTGGGGCCGGCGTACCAGGGTACCTGGGTGCTGCACTCCCACTGTGGCACACTGCAGGTCAGCGTCCTTGTCACAGCACAGAGCGGGAATGAGGCCACATCGCCAGgtctccctgctgtgccctaG